The Elaeis guineensis isolate ETL-2024a chromosome 14, EG11, whole genome shotgun sequence genomic sequence CATTTCTCCCATCcgtctttctcccaagtcttttcttctctttcaaaCCTCATGTACCATCTCTCCTATCCATGAGGTCATCTTCcagtctttttctcctctttaaaatttttcttttttctaaaatcTTTATATCTAAAAGTTCATAAAAATTACGTATCATTTAATCTAAAGGCTGCATTTGGATGTTggataaatattttactaaatgtATATCAATTGACTATATACTATATACTGATAAATATTAAGTTCGGTGaactatatattaatttatctatATGTGTGTAGTGGATCATCGTTGGATACGTATTAAAAAAGCTTACAATATATATCAATAAGCTATTTagtatatatcatttggtcatctgTTATGTATTGATGAGTACtattttctaaaaattatatatcgctTTATATAGATGTATACATTGAAACGTCAgatgaatattttgctaggtGTATATCAACTAGCCATATATTGCATACCGATAAATACTAAATTcagtaaactatgtatcaatttagttATATGTATGTATTAGATCATTGTTGGATCTGTATCAAAAAAGTCTACAGAATACATCATCGGTTATATACTGTATTTGGATAAACTCCATATTTTGAAAACTGTATATTGATTTATTTGTAggtatatattgatttatttaatgattaatttatttagtatGTATCATATGGTCATATAGTATGTATCGTTAAAAAGCATGTGctgaaaatgagaaagaaaaagaatattttaattatgaaattaataactCTATTAGTAGAAAATATCTTTGACTTTTATACTTATTCTTTAAGATTGAcactaaaaaaaatatagtaaACTAGctgcatatgatattttatagtgtctactctatatgatttttgttcaaaTTTTACTCACTGAATAAGTAGTAGTGACAACTttaattattctactatcataacCTTGGATAAGAAGTGCAAATATATGGATTACTAAAAGAGAGCTTTGGTACAGGGTAATAAACTTAAGATGATAGGCAATATACATAGAGGTGACAAGATTAATGTATTCGATTGCATTCTAGTGATTCTACGTGATAGTAATATCAAATTATCTTTACTCCCAAAATCAATAAATCCATCTTTAATGATAGTTTTTAAGATCATCTTATATTATACATTGGGACTGAAATTTGGTTACAAAAATATATCTCAATCTAGcaaaaaaaatcaatacatcGTATATcattgatatattatattaatattatgcattatattatattgatatcatATAAATGTTGTATTTGGTAACCCTAATAGGATCACAAAGGTGATCTTAAATCACCACTGACTCTTATCCCATGGTAATTTGATCCTCGATCATTTAAGATCATTGTATTCAATATGCAAAATTTCTATGATAAAAtgtatatttattattaatatattaaataaaatatatttattaataaatatatatatacacatgtatatatatatatataattattaataaagaattaatgattatatatataaatatattattattctaatattaatatttattttatttagatattaaaataaatagaaGAAATAACGAACAAGTTAATCATGAATAGTTGATAATTTTTAACTATTGAAACATAATATACTAAATATGGTTATCTTAAATCATCAGAATCAAATTATCTTGAAATAAGAATTAttagtgatctaagatcaccataataattttatttaagtACGAAAAACTAccaaaaattttctatttttatggcaatatatatatatatatatgtatatgtacacatatatatatatatacacacacatacatacacacacatatatatgcacGCGCGAATGAATATATGCGTGCGCGAAtgaatatgtatgtacatattcattcgcgcgcatatatatatatatatatatatatatatatatataatatatatatatatatatatatatatatatatatatatatatatatattagtataaacATATAAAGAGAGTTAATtactaatatataaaattaattattttattctatttctaaatattttatatctatatttattaaaaaataaatatttaaaaaatgagtTAGAAAAGAAAGATTAATTCATCAAAATTCTCTTGTTTTAtgagaaatttattttttattaataaaatattccaAATATTGTCCAAATAAAATACCATGCATGGCGAGCTAGAGTcacaataaataattatattattttttatgatcggGTGGGTTAagtttttcattcaaatgtagCGAGGAATTATAAAAtattgacatatcatttggtgagataaaaaaaaattaataaagattggATTCAAAATATCTAATCATAATTAGTtggaaattatatttttattcaaaatttttaatcaaataaaatatttaaaaattttaaaacactgaATGATATAATGATATTTTGTCGAATAATTCAAAATCGGTGGTAGAATATTCTCAGAATAGCATTGAAAATTTAGGTACCATGGCCACCATGGCATGCCTGCATAAACAGTGGCTAGCCGTGTCCCCATTGGGACCTCCGTCTCGTAACCACCTCATCGATCCGAATCCAATAGAGCAGTCCAATCACAACGAAACGCGTGTCCAGAATATATTTTGCAGACCGTTACAAGCCGTCGATTTCTGGAAAGGAGTCAAAGGATAAGATCACGCCCAGCTCATCGATCCGAGCCCTTACTCCTTAGCCAATCAGAACCGACCGCGTCTATCCATAAATGAGGAACCGACCCTTCTTCTCTCCATCCGATAACCGGTTTCCCCGTTCCTTCTGTGAAGGTCAGTCTCCTCGCCTGTCCTCTCTCGCGCATAAACCCTCCCGTCGACCTTGATTCCGATGGCGCCCAAGGCCGAGAAGAAGCCCGCAGAGAAGAAGCCGGCCTCCGATAAGCcgggggaggagaaggagaagaagtcgGTCGCCGAGAAGGCCCCCGCCGAGAAGAAGCCCAAGGCCGAGAAGCGGCTGCCGTCCAAGGAGGGGGCCGCCGgcgacaagaagaagaagaaaaaggcgaAGAAGAGCAGCGAGACATATAAGATCTATATCTTTAAGGTCCTGAAGCAGGTCCACCCGGACATCGGGATCTCGAGCAAGGCCATGGGCATCATGAACTCTTTCATCAACGACATCTTCGAGAAGCTCGCCCAGGAGGCGTCCAGGCTTGCCCGCTACAACAAGAAGCCTACCATTACCTCCCGGGAGATTCAGACCTCTGTCCGCCTGGTCCTCCCCGGCGAGCTTGCGAAGCACGCCGTCTCGGAGGGCACCAAGGCCGTCACCAAGTTCACTAGTTCTTGAATGATCTTGGATTTGGTTTGTGGGTGTTGTCTGAAGCTGATCTGAAAATTTAGGGTTGTGTTTGGACGCTTGTTTGCTCCTTCTCTTTATCTCTTTCTCGTtatcttttattttgatatttttgttgGAAGTTGGATAGTCTGATGTAAAATACCTATCTCTGATTCGGAaatctaaagattagatcttctttGATATTCCCTGTTGAACGTCTGATTTATTTGTTTAATTTATGTGTCTTGATATCTTTACGCATACCGAATGAATTTTTGCCAGGGACAGGAGAGTAagacctgtctctctctctctctttctcactcaaCGTAAATTTCGTTAATTGCCTCATTTTACTTTCCGATCTGATGTTGTTTCTAGAGTTTGGGAACTTCTCTTCCTGTTATAGGTGGAAGTTCAGTTTGAAGTGGTGCTGATAAATTCTGCTGGTTTCCAATTCTTGATTGCTTGTCCATTATTCTGTCTCCCTGGATGGATTCTTGAATGGTGGAAGAACTGGAATCAGTAAGGGTCTTTGTTCTTGATGCTTTTGTTTATTTGATCTAACTGATATTAATTTTGATGTGCACCAACgttttcttatatttttagaCAAAATGCCTGTGTGGATAGAAAAGTTGAGATGATTTATTGGGTATATGAATAATAGTCCTTGTGGGAGCTGACattttctctcttcatgtgcCAGATCTTTAAATTCAATGTGATGACAATGCTCCTCTGTTACTAGGGTCTGATATTGGTGCAATATAGACTTAAATGTTATATGAAATTTTCAAGTATGCTGAGACTAATTTAATATCGGTAGCCTCTACCTTTGTTTGTACATCCATGAAGCTATAATGTGTATTATGTTGGCAGTTGGTTTGAACCGAGAAAAAATGGTCTTATTGTCAGTTTTGCATAAAAAGTATGCAAGTGATATAGTGAAACCGTATGAAATAGACCAATAAAGAACTTTACCTTCTTAATTCAAGTTTCAGGAAGTCGGTGTGTTGGTACACCATTGCTGTTATTTTTTATGCATAAGGTTACAAGTAAGCCCATGAAGTAGGGATTTTTAGGTAATATGTATTGTCTTGGTAGAAGCTAAGTTTTTCTCAACATAAATTAATTAATCAACTGATGGATGATGTTCAATGGAACATTTATTCTTTAACCAGCTATCCATCATATATTTAAGTGTCAGAAAGTCATGAAGCAGCCTCAATTTGTTTTTTATGTTTTGCAAGTTGTTAACTCAATTTTTCTCCTCATTTACCACAATGCTTGATTTATGTGGAAATTCTTTCCTTGATTCTTGCTCTTATTTTCAGGATAATATTCATCTTTAATGTATATCCACATCATTCCAATTTGAGGTTGCCTTTCCTTATGGGTACATCATGATGCCAGCTTCTGTTTATCTTGGCTTTGCATCTTGTATTTTCTGGTTTGGGTAGGTGAGTATgcttattaattcataatttttctcAATGTATATCAGATACATTTTTTTACTCTTTTCTTCTTAAGAGATCGATGGATGTCAATGTCTGATGGGATGTTGGGGAATAATCTGCTTATGGTTGTGTGATAGATAGCCGATAGCTTAAAGGCGAAAGTAATCGGCAACTCCAGACGATATTTTTTGTTATTGCAgatattattgttattttttttttttcacctaaGGATTTTACTTGTCGAAATATCTTTCACATTTAAATATTCAACTGTAGATGGATGTGAATAACGTATATTCATCAAGTTGAACCCTGATTTCCAATTTTTAGAATTCTCATGTGGCATGTTTAAGCCCTTTCATAGTATAAACCTTTGAAATAATTCCTTTGTACTATATTCAGATTCCTAAGCCAATCATGAATTACATACAATGATATGCTTTCTGGCTTGCTGCCTATGGATCATAGCACTTTGCAGATGTCTGGCATGCTATGACTGCACTTATATTTTGGTTATGCTTTgcttctcttttgggtacctccTTCAAGCGGTGATTTGTTTCAATGGGAGTCAACTTTGATGATTGCTAATAAAAACATGACATAGGATGATTTGTTGGGTTTGTGACGAATATCTGATTGAATACATTTGAGCGAGTTAAGGGTAATTCTTGGGAAGGTGCTTGCTTGTAGAACTAaggataaaaaaatatgtatgttGGGTTTCCATCATTGTTCGGATAttttgtgttggtgcaaaaatccgcctgcatcggagaagctggagtcgcggttttcgccgagacctgcaaaagaagtttaaaccggagttggggttgctccggcaagatccttcgacgctcaagtcagttctctgcctcaacaagaatggagtgctcgaacgaaaattttagcagagtttttgggatagaaattagagcttagagaataacgtatctggggttccttttttataggcggagggggcaacagactgatagcgatgtttgtaaccgtctggcagtgagctgctcagggtcaggaggagtttgttgcgaagagtagtggagtggaatcgtggccatcactggaacatgccacgtggagtctgttgcggggagtggagcggcgtccgttgtcgcgacttgccagagggtggaggaatcgcgtggtatccgtcgtaggaagtggagcagaatcatggccattattgtggtctgtcagggagtgatggagccacgtggaatccgtcgcaggaagtggagcagagtcgtggccattactgtggcctgtcagggagtgatggagccgcgcggaatctgttgcaggaagtggagcagagtcgtggctgttactgcggcctgccagggggtccaggtctgtcggctgaagttcggttggagtctggtctccgtagaagcccggatggggatcatttgtcgaggagtttcggccaaggcctgtctgcaaaagaaatccgaaaggaattcgtccataatggaagcttgggtgaaggcttacggtgggaatccggcacggaccgctcgtggtagaaatttgaagtagatcgtttgcagcggaaactcggagtgggtcgcttgcaatagGAGCTttgagtccggctctcgtaggagtccggacgaagtcttcctgcagtcgaagtcggggacgaagtccggctttcgtaagagtccggacgaagtctacctgcaattgaagtcgggggcgaagtccggctcccgcaggagtccgaacgaagtcctcctgcagccggagtcggggatgaagtccggctcccgtaggagtccggacgaagtcttcttgcagccggagtcggggacgagattcggctcccgtaggagtccgggcgaagtctacctgcaattgaagtcggggacgaagtccgacttccgtaggagtccggacgaagtctatctgcaattgaagtcgggggcgaagttcagctcctgtaggagtccggacgaagtctacctgcaattgaagtcgggggcgaagttcgactcccgtaggagtccggacgaagtctacttgcaattgaagtcgggggcgaaggccagctctcgtaggagtccgaacgaagtctacctgcaattgaagtcgggggcgaaggctggctcccgtaggagtccgaacgaagtctacctgcaattgaagtcgggagcgaagtccggctctcgtaggagtccggacgaagtccggctcccataggaatccggacgaagtctacctgcaatttaagtcgggggcgaagtccggtttccgtaggagtccgggcgaagtctacttgcaattgaagtcggagacgaagtccgactcccgtaggagtccggacgaagtcttcctgcagccagagtcggggacgaagtccggcttccgtgggagtccggacgaagtctacctacaattgaagtcgggggcgaagtccggctcccgtaggagtccgggcgaagtccggctcccgtagaagtccgggcgaagtctacctgcaattgaagtcggggacgaagtccggctcccgtaggagtccggacgaagtcttcctgcagccggagtcggggacgaagtccggctcctgtaggagtccgggcgaagtctacctgcaattgaagtcggggacgaagtccggcttctgtaggagtccgggcgaagtctacctgcaattgaagtcgaggacgaagtccgactcccgtaggagtccggacgaagtcttcctgcagccggagttggggacgaagtccggcttccgtgggagtccggacgaagtctacctgcaattgaagtcgggggcgaagtccggctcccgtaggagtccgggcgaagtctacctacaattgaagtcggggacgaagtccgactcccgtaagagtccggacgaagtcttcctgcagctggagtcggggacgaagtccggctcctgtaggagtccggacgaagtctacctgcaattgaagtcgggggcgaagtccggctcccgtaggagtccggacgaggtcttcctgcagccggagtcggggacgagatccggctcccgtaggagtccggacgaagtcttcctgcagccggagtcggggacgaggtccggctcccgtaggagtccgggtgaagtctatctacaattgaagtcgggggcaaagaccggctcccgtaggagtccggacgaagtctacctgcaattgaagtcggggacgaagtccggctcccgtaggagtccggacgaagtctacctgcaattgaagtcggggacgaagtccggctcccgtaggagtccgggagaagtctacctgcaattgaagtcggggacgaagtccgtctctcgtaggagtccggacgaagtcttcctgcagccggagtcggggatgaagtccggctcctgtaggagtccgggcgaagtctacctgcaattgaagtcggggacgaagtccgactcccgtaggagtccggacgaagtcttcctgcagccggagtcggggacgaagtccggcttccgtgggagtccggacaaagtctacttgcaattgaagtcgggggcgaagtccgactctcgtaggagtccggacgaagtctacctgcaattgaagtcgggggcgaagtccggttcccgtaggagtccagacgaagtctttctgcagccggagtcggggacgaggtccggctcccgtaggagtccgggcgaagtctacttgcaattgaagtcggaggcgaaggtcggttcccgtaggagtccagacgaagtctacctgcaattgaagtcggggacgaagtccggctcccgtagaagtccggacgaagtctacctgcagttgaagtcggggacgaagtccggctcccgtaggagtccggacgaggtctagaaggtggtcgatcatcgtggaaacttgggtggagtccgtccgtcgcgaagaattcggtcgacgctggtgggggcttatccgtcggcaaaacttgggagtgttgcggaggctcggctgccagagaggttcggagagatgtcgccgaaggtcggaagtcggtagaatctccgaagggtcattcctgtcacgaacttcggctggggatattttatacccaacacctcgtATTGTTTATACTTGGATGGGATTTTAAGGGTATCGGGCTTGCCCCTATataagaaaagattttt encodes the following:
- the LOC105056972 gene encoding histone H2B, which encodes MAPKAEKKPAEKKPASDKPGEEKEKKSVAEKAPAEKKPKAEKRLPSKEGAAGDKKKKKKAKKSSETYKIYIFKVLKQVHPDIGISSKAMGIMNSFINDIFEKLAQEASRLARYNKKPTITSREIQTSVRLVLPGELAKHAVSEGTKAVTKFTSS